DNA sequence from the Lycium barbarum isolate Lr01 chromosome 5, ASM1917538v2, whole genome shotgun sequence genome:
AGGTCAATGAGTGCTGCCCAAATACAGGCGGCGGCTGCCCGGTTTGCCAACTCGGATCCGGAGCCCCTGGAAAGCATTTCGGGTCACATAGATAATTCGGATCTTTCTTCTTTGTCTTGTTCGTCTTCTGAATTGTTGGACGTAGAGTCGCCATCTAATTTTGTTTCCGATGCTTTAGTCCAAACAGATGGTGAAATGAGCCTTGATTCTGAATTTGTTGATTTGTTTTCCTCTTTAGAAAATGTCAATAACGAGTGCGATTTTGGGATGTTTTCGGGATTTGATGATCTCGCTGGTGACTTTTTTATACCACCGTTGCCCAATATCGACCCTGCAGAAGAGAACTATGATGGGCTCTCTTCACTTTGGAACTTCTGAGAGTTTTTCAAGATTTTCTTTTTGGCAAATGTGTCACAATTCTAGATAATTTTGCTGCTAGAATTATTGGCTCTCTTATGTTTATATATttccatccgtttcaatttatgtgaacctttttaAAATAAGAGGGttaaactttataactttgaccttAAATTTTAACAtagattttttaaattttaaaaattaaatttatatatttggatactgcataaaaagtattataaatcatgataatttataattcaaataatttagaaaaaatacaaaaaaaatgtgGTCAAAGAACAGTCTCGAAGACTCTCCAAATAGTAataagttcatataaattgaaacagagagtaTTTAACACTATTCTTTTTTTCCCCTCTTTTCAAATTCTCTATGGCCATCAATTTTTTTTACCTGTATGCTCTATGGGTTATTTTTTGCGGTACAAATTAACGTACTATAAAGTCATCAGCAAATGAGATTTCCTTGAAGAACAAAAACTTCTTTAGGGAGTGTTCCCAAGGAGATATTTTGTGAATCATGCAATTTGTTTTGCTTCTTACCATGAAAATGAAATAACATCTTGTATCATGCTAATATACATTGATTTTTCCAAGTTTTGCACCTTACTGGAATATAATTCAATTGCCATAATGTAATAGATGCTAACCTATTACATGCCTGCGATAAAATTTGTAAATTGTAACTTAAACGTTTATcttttattgttattattgttacttATACGTGATATACTCTTCTTTAGGAGGACAGTCCAGTAATAAAAAATCACAACTCAGATTGTAATTATCACCCGTTTTAATAACGTTGGCCTCATAATGGATCATTCCCTATTCCCCTCATGTTAACTACTACTTGGACTAGATACTcgctccgtctcatattacttgtccaTTTTTTTCTTTACACGCtctttaagaaatcataaataaatgtGTATTTTTACAACATTACCCTTAtctctctctccaataaattgcactctaatcaatattgattactttaaaaagtaattaatgttaaggacaAAATACGAAAAATGTAATTAACTCTATCTTGATTTTTTAAATGGACAAGTACTTTGAGACGGATATATAGTACTCCctccgaataaaaaaaaaatgttcactTAGCATTTTTATTCTTAGGtaaaaaaagtgttcacttattaaatcaagaaacaattaaccttatctttTTAGATTTGCTCCTAAGTGTTATATGTCAAAtttcaatgcctatttaatttggggtagtttagtcaatttatatattttttcttaGAGTGAGTAGTTTTTTAAAGGGTGTGCAAATGACTaggtggactcttttttttatccggagggagtaacgTTGACAACTAATACGAGATGGAGGGAGTAAAAGTTTAGACACCCTCGTAGTGGGTAAATATATCCACATATGAAGTGGGAGTGGAATTAACTTTATAGAACTTTTTATGAAGTTTAGGAACTGCCATGGTGCTCTTTCAAACCCGACTTGGCCACTCCCAGTCGCTCGTTAATTGTTTTACTCCCTCCGATCCATATTAGATGATTTTTATGGCTTTATATTAAGTCTAACATAAATGAACTTTTATATAACTAGGAaggtattaatttttttttaaaatttacccTTATTTAGATTAATAGGTTTTTACATAACTaagaaactatattaaataaGTATTAGAATactaattaattaagcttaatttACTGAAAGCTTAAAATTATGGCTATATAAAAAGGGTAATGATAAAAGGGCAGAATCATATGGGCAAAAATGGGCAGAAAAGTTAAAAAGTCTATATTGCCCTTATTAGTTTTGGGCTCCAAATATTCCTTTTTTTCCTCCAATAAGTTTCCCTCCCAAAGAGTCATAATTACTATCTTAGCATGGTTACATTTTTATCATCCCAATACATTAGACATctaaattaaatttatatttacaAGAACTTTAGGATTAAattatatgaattgaatttgAATAAATATTAAATTCAACTGAAAAATTCTTACTTGTAAGAATTTCTAATGAAATGTTTAAAATTTACTTTTGGTTTATTAATTTAAATTGAACTACTATCAAAATATTTTTTGTTGTTTACATTTATTTACAAATTCAAATTATGATAATTTAATTTATTAtaatatgaaatatatatatatatatatatatatatatattaaactaaCTCTTCTGCATTTTACATGCTCATCATTTGTACATTTTAAAAGTAAGCAATCAACTTATAACTCACGTGTTTGCATACATGTTTCCATATATTTTAAATTTAAGCAATTGGCCCTCTTGCATTATGATATATGATGCAATACTTTCAAAGTAAATAATTGACTCCCTTAATATACAGCCATGCATTATGAATACACACACTTAAATACTGAATGATTTACCATCTCATATTTGAAGTTTTGTTTTTCTTATATTAAGAATTATGTTAATtgaattaaataaatattaatttaattaaaaatagTATATTAAAATTGTATTATTCTTAACCTTAAATTACATCGATCTATGACCGATTTTAATTCGCTTTTTTATTCAACACTATCTTATCTACCTTTTAAtaatctaatatatatatatgtgtgtgtgtgcaatTTTATTAGTATGTTCTTTTTATGTTACCAGacttattatttcattatttttttttattaattatgcGTGTTTTATTTTTAATgcatattaaattaattaagaatACAATTTTTGTGGAATTTTTATTAAGTACTGACATTCAAATGTGATAAATCAGTTTACATAGAGGAGAAAGATCACTTTACATAAGATAATGTTAAGTTTTAAAGATAAAGGTTTAAATCAATCGATAATATACAATAGCATAGGACGTTGGATGATTtgcacacaatatatatatatatatatatatatatatatatatatatatatatatatatatatatatatatatatatatatatatatatatatatatgtgtgtgtgtgtgtgtgcgcgcgcgcaaTTTTATTAGTATGTTCTTTTATATTACCAGacttattatttcattatttttttatttaattatgcatgttttatttttatgcatattaaattaattaagaatACAATTTTTGTGGAATTTTTATTAAGTACTGACATTCAAATGTGATA
Encoded proteins:
- the LOC132642498 gene encoding ethylene-responsive transcription factor ERF017-like: MVKPTKSSDLLSSSLCVSSSSSSSSSIKCKGVRKRKWGKWVSEVRLPNSRERIWLGSYDTAEKAARAFDAAQFCLRGDIAKFNFPNNPPEIADARSMSAAQIQAAAARFANSDPEPLESISGHIDNSDLSSLSCSSSELLDVESPSNFVSDALVQTDGEMSLDSEFVDLFSSLENVNNECDFGMFSGFDDLAGDFFIPPLPNIDPAEENYDGLSSLWNF